In a single window of the Labeo rohita strain BAU-BD-2019 chromosome 23, IGBB_LRoh.1.0, whole genome shotgun sequence genome:
- the hoxc12a gene encoding homeobox protein Hox-C12a — protein MGEHNLLNPGFVGPLVNIHTGDRFYFPNFRASGGQLAGLPSLSYPRRDNVCSLPWNPSESCNGYPQSYFSSPVSINPSFNRSCEITRLEESKCYYGNSSSTREPCSDSNNLKREERARDTSVSSDHGMHNGMGNSGTFSKYDYGTEHLTQDPPSCQSLESDSSSSVLNEGGKTSAGDPQTLVSQGNHASNIASGGGAPWYPMHTRTRKKRKPYSKLQLAELEGEFMLNEFITRQRRRELSDRLNLSDQQVKIWFQNRRMKKKRLLLREQALSFF, from the exons ATGGGCGAGCATAATCTTCTTAATCCTGGGTTTGTGGGACCTTTGGTAAACATCCACACTGGAGACAGGTTTTACTTCCCGAATTTTAGAGCCTCAGGGGGACAGCTGGCGGGGCTACCGTCTCTCTCGTACCCTAGAAGGGACAATGTTTGCTCTCTCCCGTGGAATCCATCGGAGTCGTGCAATGGATATCCTCAGTCTTACTTTAGCAGTCCCGTATCCATTAACCCCTCTTTTAATCGATCTTGCGAAATAACCCGACTGGAGGAAAGCAAATGTTATTATGGCAATTCCAGCAGCACCAGAGAGCCGTGTTCAGACAGCAACAATCTCAAACGAGAGGAGCGAGCAAGAGATACATCAGTATCGTCTGATCACGGGATGCACAATGGGATGGGCAACAGTGGCACCTTCTCAAAGTATGATTATGGCACCGAGCATCTGACCCAAGACCCGCCATCCTGTCAGTCGTTGGAGTCCGACTCCAGTTCTTCAGTGCTAAACGAAGGAGGGAAGACTTCAGCAGGCGACCCACAAACCCTGGTATCGCAAGGAAACCACGCAAGCAATATCGCCAGTGGAGGAG GTGCCCCGTGGTACCCGATGCACACCCGGACCCGCAAGAAGCGAAAGCCCTattccaaactgcagttggcCGAGCTTGAGGGAGAGTTCATGCTGAACGAGTTCATCACCCGGCAGCGACGTAGGGAGCTGTCTGACAGGCTCAATCTCAGCGACCAACAGGTTAAAATTTGGTTCCAAAATCGGCGGATGAAGAAAAAGAGACTGTTGCTGAGGGAGCAGGCTTTGTCCTTCTTTTAA